The Toxotes jaculatrix isolate fToxJac2 chromosome 14, fToxJac2.pri, whole genome shotgun sequence genomic interval CCTTCATAAACATCACTTCACAGCCCAGTGAGAAACCCACCTCAAACCTTTACgggcagagagaaagggcaattgtttaaaaaaaaaaaaaaaaactttggtgAAAACAGTTATATGAACACTACCGTACTTACATGGAGGGGCTTTTAGCTCCAGCCAGGAACGGAAGAGTAGGGTTAGGAGTGGTGATGTGGTCTTGTGTTCATGTGAACGTTCATCTTCATCTCGTTGTCCAGGATTTGCACAAGCTGCTGCATGGAGGGCAGGTGACCTGACTCCAGTTTTGACCATACTGGCACATCTGTGGAAAGGCAGCACTCACTTCACTGTAATTCACTGCATTTTTATCCCATTACCCCACAACTgtattaatattataatattacaaagaattttttctttaaacttgtTTCCAGCCATCTGAACAATAATTATATAACACAGCACTGCATTTTATTCAAACAGCAGAAAGCTCTGGATTCAGTCAATAAGCCACATGCTGTGAATCACACTCACCATTTAATGTGATTTCAAAAGCGCCTGTAGACATTAACTGGTTTTCAATCATATTGCTGAAGAAGAACACCATCATGCAGGCATATATCTGAAAGAAGCATGAAAGAAATCTGAGCTAGAAAGTCCCACACAAAAAAtagttttccacattttttttttgttactggcTGTTATGTTTGTCACACAAGAACAGTGCACTGAAAAGACATGAGGACGAAGACCCACAGGGTGAACACGGTGCTCATCTGACAGGTAAACGTGAAGCTGCTAACTCCATTTGAGGTTTAGGCTtaggctttttttctttttgtaaaaacataaatcagGTAATTGCATTCagttacacaacaacaaacaccttGCAATATGTTGGCATTAGGCGAACTTTATAAATATCATGTTTTTTATGCAAGGCACAGCTACCACAATTTAGCGATTACTGGAGCTCTGGTGATAGATCAGCAGGTGATTTGTTTCTTTATACACCGTTTAGGCAAACCTTCGCACACAGAGCTCTACTTATTGGCTGATGAGATTAGGGCGCAGTGAGATTACGAAGAAGCAAATTACAGGGCCTGGAACAGTCAATGAGACCGGATTTCTTTTCTCAAGTCAggatataaataaagttttaccaagcattattaaaaatatactgaaaataaatctacagcagctttaaatacgTACACAAACCTGGAGATCCTCAGACTAACtcttatcaaaaaaaaaattattggcAAATCAAGTCCAGGACAAATgcttatatattttatattacaaGTTTTTCTGGCAGTTATCTGGTTAGCTCCCTAAACAACAACACTGTATCAGCCCCAGTGTtctgttaaaacacattaaGTGCTGATAGAGACTGTTTTATTTGCAAATATATGTCAGTCAATGGCCATTCACAAGCCTTTGGCATGTCTGCAACTCTGGGGATAACAGATCCAAGTCAAACAATACTTAACAACACAGCCTGAAGACCCTGAATGAACAGTTAATGAAATCCCATGGGCTGAGATGTACTTGACAGTGTGTATGTACACAACTGCATCAGAAACGCAGCCAAATCAAAGCCCACTGCCCTTTATTTCTATATCCAAGCCATGCTCCTGAGTGATACCCGTGGGGACTGCCTGCAAAACAAAGTGCTCAGCTGCATCACACTGACTCCACCCTCTACCACACCATTACACATGAAAATTACAGTGCTGCTCTATAGCTTCAGAGCTTTAATAACTCATATAGTCATATAGTAATAACTCATATAATAACTCACATAGAAACCTTACCTTATTTCCCTGGCCCCACTCCCAGATGCCTGGGGCTTGCATACCAAAGAGGGCAAAAGGGTCCCTGCCGATAATAATCAGCCCAATCACCAGCAGTTTGAACATAGACAGGAAGGAAGCAATGTGtctgaggaaataaaacaagaaactgGCTTTTAATACATGAGACATTAGACATGGCAACCTAAAGCAGGCAGGGTTTGTTAGAGACCCAAATCGTTCAGGATATATTTCGGTTATCCAGATAGGAGTGAGCCTTTAAATAGTCTGTCTTAAGGAAGGACATAGGCATATTCAtcttaagttaaaaaaaaatacaggcgCATTTAACATTGGCCAAAAGAAATTATGATGGACAGAGTAGCATATCCAATAAGTCATCTTAACGTCAAactaattatttaaaaaaatatggttTCACTTCAGAGGCGATCGTAACCGCATTAGTTGAGCACTGTGCCAGGAGAGAAAGGCGTGGCCTCAATTTGCACAAATTAAGCTTCAATGTGTAGAATAAACAAAAAGGACAGGGAGTCAGCACATAACACTGGCTTTATATGTAACAGAGGTTATGTTTTAACGGTAATTCCAATTCTGCACAgggaaatgtaaaataatgaaCTAGGATACAGCTTTAACTCTATCATGTTTATCAACCTGAAGAACAGAGCCTGCAGCCTGTTCATTCCAGTTTTTCTACCTTTAAACTTTAACACGTGTTACTGGTTGAACTACAACCTGACAGTGAACACAGGCGTATTCTTCCAGgctgagacagaaacatgacatgacaaaaatTCAGGAAAAACACTGGCTGGAGAACTGGAATGCGCAAGGTGTGATACTGTCTCCTTTCTTTGAGGGAGCTAATCTCTGGAGTGTTTATTAAGAGTTCAACTGATGAGGACCTGAGGGTCTCAGTGGCACCACACCTTTAACTACAACACATGGGACTGCTGTACAAACCAGTCTCGCATCGAGACTTAGCCTCTGATCCAAATATGGCCTGCTTCCCAGCCAGATACTTCCCAAACCCTCTGACTTCAACACATTAAGACTAGATGATTAAAATTTCATCAGTTCATGTCAGACAGCTGAGAAATTTACAACATGTGATATCTTTagtaaaattattttgttcAACTAACAGtgtgaaaccaaaacatcaGTTTATAGACAAACAAAAAGTGGACAATCTTTACATCAGAGGATATGAAAGGAGCAAATTTGATACATTTtcgttttttattatttattatttagttacaCCTACCTAAAACTactgcagtctaatacaacagtcctgcaatagaTGCAATTCATGAAAGTTGTAGCGTTTTGGGCATTTTTGCCTGAAGGTAAAATTTATTCCAtggctgttgtattagactgcattcaTTTTAACAAGGCGGTAGCTCAACTAATACGGTGTGTGATCTCTAATAACCCACACTAGATGGCCACACTACATGCACCTTTGACCCCAACTTTGTTTAAGACATAGTTTTGTCTACATCCATAAAACCATCAAAGACAAATGCACGGTCAGATTAGCCTGGCTGCATGAGAATTCCATTTCCTCAGTCAAATCACAGCTAATCCCGAGCGGCTTTCAGCCTGCTTTAATAAAGCCGGATATAATCCACTTGTAACAAGGTAGACAATCTCTCTCTTGCTCGCTTACCGATAGATGGGCATAGGAAGATAGTTCTCCCCTTCAATGCGGATGTCTGGGTACCGCTGGTACAAGGCCTGCGTGTACTCCTCAAACACCCGCTTGTACCCTCAGGAAATGCTGcgtgaagacaaacacactgttaaGGAAGGCATACACAGTGTGCAGTTGcaagaacaaacagagacaaaggcagcaacaacagcacagtGATCTAAAGGCTAGATTGTGAACTTAGCATTGAGATCTTAATTCCAACGTTATCTGTGGACCTTTTGTTGGCATTTATTTCTCTTGTAAAGTTGTTGTGAAATTCCATTTAGCAGCATGTTAGCTTTCTTTAAATTCAACGCTTCTGCACCTGTTTGTGGCCCGTCTACTTCAGGGTAAACCACAAATGTACAATGCAAatttctttctgtctggtcTAGTTTGCTTTAGCCATAACCTACTTCCTTGCAGATAAATGCCTTAAAATCATGTGACATTATTACCATAACTTTTACGATGAATACGTATCATTGttaatcatttttttaatgtttgtgtttgcttcagTAGATTTGGGTTCAGCTTCCTGCACGCAGAGTTAAGCAGTCACCTTGCGTTATAGGGATTTAGGGTGGTTTAAATGAGCTGTAACTTCCAGGAACTATCTAGAAAAccataaacaaaatgtttaagtTAGCTATAGGAAACAACCCTAGACACACCGAGCACTGGACCGGGATCTGAAATATTCCCAAAGTCCATGCAGTACAAAAAACACGTTTATCCAACCTGCGGACGAGAGACGACTGTAACTGGATGTCTCGCGGGTTTGACAGCGGAAGCGGGTCGATGTTCTCGACGAAATGTTCACAAGAACAGGTTAAAACGAGGGACTTCCCGGAAATATATTATCCCCGTGTGTTACAACAGCGGTACAGTCATTTCGATAATAAATAACTGGGAAAGGCTCCTTCGCCTGTTTCTAACACGTTAACATAAGCTAACCTCCTGTTAGCTAGCTCCCATCGATTTTCGGCCTACGGTGTTGTTAGCCGGGGAATTTAGCTAGCTTGCAATGACTCGCCAGATTTTCGCTCATTTGCCTTACCAAATCTGAAACTTGAGGAGGGGTCCCGTTGCAAATTgcatcttcatcttcttcacGCCGCTGCTGTCACCAGACGTGGCGCAGCACAGCGAGAAAACCCCCAAGACGAGGAGCGAAAAACGCAACCACTTCATCGCCATCCGTTCCGGGGTTTGTTTCCTCACACTCGGTCAGATGGAGAGAGGCAGGTTAATCTGTACATGTTGCTTCTGGTTGGCCCCTCGTTTTCCTCTTGCTCCAACCGTGGATTTTAAACACAACTGGGACCCACGTTTAGCACCACCTACTGCTCTGGCTGCTCAACTGCATTTTAGTAGCAATTTTCAATACTGATCTCTCAAGACCAGTATTGAAAAGTTAAAGTGGTAGAAAAACGATAGCAACAAGAATAATTTTGTCTTGAAAAACGTTGAACTCATCAACAGACATTTAAAATCTAAGCACAACAATAGTttgattgttttatttcctAAGTCTCAACCCTAATAAACCACAAATCAAAACTATTTTCTTATCAGTTCCATCAAGCACACGTTAACCTTTGGTACAGTCATGCATTATATTACTGGACCTGTCTGTTGCAAATGTGTCCTGCAGCCGGTTTAAATCAGAATTTTTTGGACCATCATGTTTAGAACAATTTTGGATTAATCTGATTTGATTTTCCACCtgatgtttgtatgtttgttaaCTGAATACTTCGTTAACAGCCGTGTCCTACTTCCACCTTTAGTACACACAGGAGATCATCTTGCATTTTCTGCTGTGGTACAGGTACAAATCCATCAACTCTATATTCAGCACTAATGAGCACTTTCCACTAAGACTATGCCTAACTACACACATGTATCACTTTCATAGGGGGTTATGGGTGGTGTATGCTGTCTACTGTCATATCAAATGTCTGATCAAATAAATGCCACTGATACAAGCCTTAAGTAATTTTTTTATAattcaaaaaacacattaacagtttattatttttaaaagaatttCTGTTGCTGCTATCACATTAGCATCTCACTGTGCTTATGCTTTTGAGCATTTGGATAAGCTCAAACAATCAAGTATCTAAAACTGGAAGCAGTCACGGTAATACAAATGAAAGCATCCGCATTGATAAGTGCATACAACAATATACACCATTAATTCCCAAAGGTGCTTCTTACAAGACTTAACATATTTAATGAATTAGTGTTTggatacattttatttaatacagtcattacaacaataaaatcaaaaagaacTGCttcaaaacagacaataaaCAAACTGATGAGTTTTTGGGGTGATCTCAGTGGTTCAACCTCGCCATTCTCTCCTGATCCACAGCAGACTGCAAAGCAAGCACCGTGTCTGTGAATGACAGAGAAGACTCagcaaataaaagtgaaaacacatgaatTCACCCTGattttggttaaaaaaatgcagttttgtcattttcatttgccCTGAGTGAGCATGCAGTTCACAGGTTTGCTAAATGAActatttgaaaatgtcatgcAGGCTGTTTCATTGCCCTCCACACTACTACAGTAAGTAAATATCAGGTAAGACTGTGGTTTGATGTGGTCAGCATATTTTTTGGTAAACTTCCAGGTTTTTCACAAATGCAAAAGCTCCATCTTCTGGTAAGGATGATTTAAACTAAATCTGGAATGTCAGTGAGAATAACAGTGGCATTGGATGTGTAATATTCAAcaacagtttcagtttagtgTTTAACAACTCCAAAATTGAACCAAAAATTAAGCTGCAATTTGCACGAACCCAGTAACTTCTGTGAATGATCCAGCAGGTCGGGAAGTCCTGCCTCGATGTTGTACGAGGTTTGCTCCATTGCCCTGACGAGTTCATTTGCCCTCTATGAaataaaagtgataaaaatgtgAGAACttacaaagacatttttaaagtggCTTTATGGCTTGTATGCTGCAAGGCAGATTTAAGAAAACTACCTGGAGCTCCACATAGACTTTCTCCTCCAGATCTGCCACCTGGGATATGGCATCATAGACGCCAGGATGCACAACAGATTCCTACAacatacaaataaagaaaatgttttgcaaaacatatatacaatataatCAATAGTAATTATGATTTTTTGACTCATCTTGTGTAAGCTGACCTCATCTGACGAGCTATTTATAGGCTCTTCAACCTTAGCTGCTTCGCTGGCTTTGGAATTGCCATTCAGTTCCTTCACTctgcagaagaggagaaaatgtttcAAGCTTTATCTTCCCAGGCATGATatccatttcaaaataaatatatttagatACTATAACTATATGGAATCAAGTCAAGTTAAACTTCATTAGCCAAATATGTACCTGTCAGCATAACGTAGTGTGTTC includes:
- the selenot1a gene encoding thioredoxin reductase-like selenoprotein T1a, whose protein sequence is MAMKWLRFSLLVLGVFSLCCATSGDSSGVKKMKMQFATGPLLKFQICISUGYKRVFEEYTQALYQRYPDIRIEGENYLPMPIYRHIASFLSMFKLLVIGLIIIGRDPFALFGMQAPGIWEWGQGNKIYACMMVFFFSNMIENQLMSTGAFEITLNDVPVWSKLESGHLPSMQQLVQILDNEMKMNVHMNTRPHHHS